From a single Populus trichocarpa isolate Nisqually-1 chromosome 17, P.trichocarpa_v4.1, whole genome shotgun sequence genomic region:
- the LOC18106790 gene encoding probable aminotransferase TAT2 isoform X2, which yields MENGTEKWSFQASKGKNSTASITVRGVLNRLAETLNKEDKREVIPLAHGDPSAFPCFRTTPVADEAIFDAVRSAKNNHYAPTVGLLPARRAAADYLNRDLPYKLSPDDVFLTLGCTQAIEIAVTVLAAIPGANVLLPRPGFPYYEARAARSCLDVRHFDLLPEKGWEVDLEAVEALADENTVAMVIINPGNPCGSVYSYQHLEKVAETARMLGIMVISDEVYGHLTFGSAPFVPMGVFASTVPVLTLGSISKRWIVPGWRMGWLVTNDPNGILQDSGIVASIKDYLNISSDPPTFIQAAVPQIIENTKDGFFSKINNILGEAADTCYGKIQDIPCIICPHKPEGSMFVMVKLNLTLLEGIDDDVDFCLKLAKEESVMVLPGIAVGMKNWLRITFAIEPSALEVGLERLKAFYERHAKIQ from the exons ATGGAGAATGGAACAGAGAAATGGAGTTTTCAGGCAAGTAAAGGCAAGAACTCAACAGCATCAATCACAGTTCGTGGAGTTCTTAACCGCTTAGCTGAAACTCTGAACAAAGAAGACAAAAGAGAAGTTATACCACTAGCTCATGGTGACCCTTCTGCCTTCCCTTGCTTCAGGACTACACCTGTGGCTGATGAGGCTATTTTTGATGCTGTACGATCTGCTAAGAACAATCATTATGCTCCAACTGTGGGTCTCCTTCCTGCTAGGAG AGCTGCTGCAGATTACCTTAACCGTGACCTCCCATACAAGTTATCACCAGATGATGTTTTTCTCACACTTGGTTGCACACAAGCAATTGAAATTGCAGTAACAGTCTTGGCTGCTATACCTGGTGCCAATGTTTTGCTTCCAAGACCAGGTTTCCCATACTATGAAGCTCGTGCTGCACGTAGTTGTCTTGATGTCCGGCATTTTGATCTTCTCCCAGAAAAAGGATGGGAGGTTGATCTTGAAGCTGTTGAAGCTCTGGCAGATGAGAACACGGTTGCAATGGTTATTATAAACCCTGGCAATCCTTGTGGAAGTGTCTACAGCTATCAACACTTGGAAAAG GTTGCCGAGACAGCAAGAATGCTTGGGATTATGGTGATTTCTGATGAAGTATATGGCCACTTGACATTTGGGAGTGCTCCATTTGTGCCGATGGGAGTCTTTGCGTCAACTGTGCCTGTCCTTACACTTGGATCTATATCGAAGAGATGGATTGTTCCCGGCTGGCGAATGGGTTGGCTTGTCACAAATGATCCCAATGGCATCCTTCAAGATTCTGGG ATTGTTGCGTCAATCAAGGACTACCTCAATATCTCTTCGGATCCTCCGACTTTCATTCAG GCTGCAGTTCCTCAAATCATTGAAAATACAAAGGATGGTTTCTTTTCGAAAATTAATAACATACTGGGAGAGGCTGCAGACACATGCTATGGAAAAATACAGGACATACCTTGCATCATTTGCCCTCATAAACCAGAAGGTTCTATGTTTGTAATG gtaaaattgaatttgacTCTGCTGGAAGGCATCGATGATGATGTGGACTTCTGTCTTAAGCTGGCTAAAGAGGAATCAGTCATGGTACTCCCAG GAATTGCTGTAGGAATGAAGAATTGGCTTCGCATAACCTTCGCCATTGAGCCTTCAGCACTTGAAGTTGGCCTTGAGAGGCTAAAA
- the LOC18106789 gene encoding nicotianamine aminotransferase 1: MENGTKKWGFQAKKGMNSTASISVRGVINRLAENLNKEDKREVIPLAHGDPSAFPCFRTTPVADEAIFDAVRSAKNNHYAPTVGLLPARRAAADYLNRDLPYKLSPDDVFLTLGCKQAIEIAVTVLAAIPGANVLLPRPGFPCYEARAAHSCLDVRHFDLLPEKGWEVDLEAVEALADENTVAMVIINPGNPCGSVYSYQHLEKVAETARKLGIMVISDEVYGHLTFGSAPFVPMGVFASTVPVLTLGSISKRWIVPGWRMGWLVTNDPNGILQDSGIVASIKDYLNISSDPPTFIQAAVPQIIENTKDGFFSKINNILGEAADTCYGKIQDIPCIICPHKPEGSMFVMVKLNLTLLEGIDDDVDFCLKLAKEESVMVLPGIAVGMKNWLRITFAIEPSALEVGFERLKVFCQRHAKQ; the protein is encoded by the exons ATGGAGAACGGAACAAAGAAATGGGGTTTTCAGGCAAAGAAAGGCATGAACTCAACAGCATCAATCTCAGTTCGTGGAGTTATTAACCGCTTAGCTGAAAATCTGAACAAAGAAGACAAAAGAGAAGTTATACCACTAGCTCATGGTGACCCTTCTGCCTTCCCTTGCTTCAGGACTACACCTGTGGCTGATGAGGCTATTTTTGATGCTGTACGATCTGCTAAGAACAATCATTATGCTCCAACTGTGGGCCTCCTTCCTGCTAGGAG AGCTGCTGCAGATTACCTTAACCGTGACCTCCCATACAAGTTATCACCAGATGATGTTTTTCTCACACTTGGTTGCAAACAAGCAATTGAAATTGCAGTAACAGTCTTGGCTGCTATACCTGGTGCCAATGTTTTGCTTCCAAGACCAGGTTTCCCATGCTATGAAGCTCGTGCTGCACATAGTTGCCTTGATGTCCGGCATTTTGATCTTCTCCCAGAAAAAGGATGGGAGGTTGATCTTGAAGCTGTTGAAGCTCTGGCAGATGAGAACACGGTTGCAATGGTTATTATAAACCCTGGCAATCCTTGTGGAAGTGTCTACAGCTATCAACACTTGGAAAAG GTTGCCGAGACAGCAAGAAAGCTTGGGATTATGGTGATTTCTGATGAAGTATATGGCCACTTGACATTTGGGAGTGCTCCATTTGTGCCGATGGGAGTCTTTGCGTCAACTGTGCCTGTCCTTACACTTGGATCTATATCGAAGAGATGGATTGTTCCCGGCTGGCGAATGGGCTGGCTTGTCACAAATGATCCCAATGGCATCCTTCAAGATTCTGGG ATTGTTGCGTCAATCAAGGACTACCTCAATATATCTTCGGATCCTCCGACTTTCATTCAG GCTGCAGTTCCTCAAATCATTGAAAATACAAAGGATGGTTTCTTTTCGAAAATTAATAACATACTGGGAGAGGCTGCAGACACATGCTATGGAAAAATACAGGACATACCTTGCATCATTTGCCCTCATAAACCAGAAGGTTCTATGTTTGTAATG gtaaaattgaatttgacTCTGTTGGAAGGCATAGATGATGATGTGGACTTCTGTCTTAAGCTGGCTAAAGAGGAATCAGTCATGGTACTCCCAG GAATTGCTGTAGGAATGAAGAATTGGCTTCGCATAACCTTCGCCATTGAGCCTTCAGCACTTGAAGTTGGCTTTGAGAGGCTAAAAGTCTTCTGCCAAAGGCATGCCAAGCAGTAA
- the LOC18106790 gene encoding nicotianamine aminotransferase 1 isoform X1, translated as MENGTEKWSFQASKGKNSTASITVRGVLNRLAETLNKEDKREVIPLAHGDPSAFPCFRTTPVADEAIFDAVRSAKNNHYAPTVGLLPARRAAADYLNRDLPYKLSPDDVFLTLGCTQAIEIAVTVLAAIPGANVLLPRPGFPYYEARAARSCLDVRHFDLLPEKGWEVDLEAVEALADENTVAMVIINPGNPCGSVYSYQHLEKVAETARMLGIMVISDEVYGHLTFGSAPFVPMGVFASTVPVLTLGSISKRWIVPGWRMGWLVTNDPNGILQDSGIVASIKDYLNISSDPPTFIQAAVPQIIENTKDGFFSKINNILGEAADTCYGKIQDIPCIICPHKPEGSMFVMVKLNLTLLEGIDDDVDFCLKLAKEESVMVLPGIAVGMKNWLRITFAIEPSALEVGLERLKVFCQRHAKKQ; from the exons ATGGAGAATGGAACAGAGAAATGGAGTTTTCAGGCAAGTAAAGGCAAGAACTCAACAGCATCAATCACAGTTCGTGGAGTTCTTAACCGCTTAGCTGAAACTCTGAACAAAGAAGACAAAAGAGAAGTTATACCACTAGCTCATGGTGACCCTTCTGCCTTCCCTTGCTTCAGGACTACACCTGTGGCTGATGAGGCTATTTTTGATGCTGTACGATCTGCTAAGAACAATCATTATGCTCCAACTGTGGGTCTCCTTCCTGCTAGGAG AGCTGCTGCAGATTACCTTAACCGTGACCTCCCATACAAGTTATCACCAGATGATGTTTTTCTCACACTTGGTTGCACACAAGCAATTGAAATTGCAGTAACAGTCTTGGCTGCTATACCTGGTGCCAATGTTTTGCTTCCAAGACCAGGTTTCCCATACTATGAAGCTCGTGCTGCACGTAGTTGTCTTGATGTCCGGCATTTTGATCTTCTCCCAGAAAAAGGATGGGAGGTTGATCTTGAAGCTGTTGAAGCTCTGGCAGATGAGAACACGGTTGCAATGGTTATTATAAACCCTGGCAATCCTTGTGGAAGTGTCTACAGCTATCAACACTTGGAAAAG GTTGCCGAGACAGCAAGAATGCTTGGGATTATGGTGATTTCTGATGAAGTATATGGCCACTTGACATTTGGGAGTGCTCCATTTGTGCCGATGGGAGTCTTTGCGTCAACTGTGCCTGTCCTTACACTTGGATCTATATCGAAGAGATGGATTGTTCCCGGCTGGCGAATGGGTTGGCTTGTCACAAATGATCCCAATGGCATCCTTCAAGATTCTGGG ATTGTTGCGTCAATCAAGGACTACCTCAATATCTCTTCGGATCCTCCGACTTTCATTCAG GCTGCAGTTCCTCAAATCATTGAAAATACAAAGGATGGTTTCTTTTCGAAAATTAATAACATACTGGGAGAGGCTGCAGACACATGCTATGGAAAAATACAGGACATACCTTGCATCATTTGCCCTCATAAACCAGAAGGTTCTATGTTTGTAATG gtaaaattgaatttgacTCTGCTGGAAGGCATCGATGATGATGTGGACTTCTGTCTTAAGCTGGCTAAAGAGGAATCAGTCATGGTACTCCCAG GAATTGCTGTAGGAATGAAGAATTGGCTTCGCATAACCTTCGCCATTGAGCCTTCAGCACTTGAAGTTGGCCTTGAGAGGCTAAAAGTCTTCTGCCAAAGGCATGCCAAGAAGCAGTAA